The following proteins come from a genomic window of Elgaria multicarinata webbii isolate HBS135686 ecotype San Diego chromosome 10, rElgMul1.1.pri, whole genome shotgun sequence:
- the ASIC5 gene encoding acid-sensing ion channel 5 isoform X4: MNLLSKMFRKPILPIIFLLVKCSGLLEKARLYLTRKPLPSLEERKKYDYEFATSTSFHGVHNIVRTQSRTHKTLWMLVVVGSIILVAWQICNRFINYLSWPTTTSVVVQYVEKIEFPAVTFCNLNRFQTQAVANLSIIFFLWSIVSGVLHFFDTDNKFNQEFTDFLQGNQNFSIKEFTRNNGFFLNDTTLLNCEYFGKPCYPKDFEHVFTEYGNCFTFNHINIPAKRRAKFTDDPALGFVDAGITFAIHSPKEPPRFDGLGVATPVGMHAHAAIRQVKTIIQEHPWGECNPNIKLRHHKIYSTYGCLQECKSQHIQKRCECVPFMLPGNGPECDMEKFYNCVSPMLYNIELTGSCSVGTYNSTCPVPCEETDYPTTISYSTFASEKALKFLSTKLKKSPEYIRNNLVYIDIKYHDLNYKMTQQQKALSISELLADVGGQLGLFCGASMITIIEIVEYIFTNFCWACVFFLLKAPEMPNWNASDQNPQTHKRRIQEC, translated from the exons ATGAACCTTCTGAGCAAAATGTTCAG GAAACCTATTTTGCCAATAATTTTTCTTCTTGTGAAATGCTCAGGATTGCTGGAAAAAGCCAGACTCTATTTAACAAGGAAACCACTGCCATCtctggaagaaaggaagaagtacGATTATGAATTTGCAACTTCCACCTCATTCCACGGGGTACACAATATTGTTCGTACCCAGAGCAGGACACACAAGACACTATGGATGTTAGTTGTCGTGGGCTCCATTATCCTTGTCGCCTGGCAAATCTGCAATCGTTTCATCAACTATCTCAGCTGGCCCACCACAACTTCAGTGGTAGTTCAATACGTGGAAAAAATTGAGTTTCCTGCTGTAACTTTTTGTAATCTGAACAG GTTCCAAACGCAAGCAGTAGCTAACCTGAGCATCATTTTCTTCCTGTGGAGCATAGTTTCTGGAGTTCTTCATTTCTTTGATACTGATAACAAATTCAACCAGGAGTTTACCGATTTCCTTCAAGGGAATCAAAATTTCAGCATCAAAGAATTTACAAGGAATAATGGCTTCTTTCTCAACGACACTACATTGCTGAATTGTGAATATTTTGGGAAGCCATGTTACCCAAAG GACTTTGAGCACGTCTTCACTGAATATGGAAACTGCTTTACTTTCAACCATATTAACATTCCAGCAAAAAGAAGA gccAAGTTTACTGATGACCCTGCTCTTGGTTTTGTTGATGCTGGCATCACCTTTGCTATCCATTCACCAAAAGAACCTCCTCGATTTGATGGTTTAGGTGTAGCTACCCCAGTAGGAATGCATGCTCACGCTGCTATACGACAGGTGAAG acaATTATCCAAGAACACCCATGGGGAGAATGCAACCCAAATATCAAGCTTCGGCACCACAAGATCTATAGCACCTATGGATGTCTACAAGAGTGCAAGTCGCAGCATATACAAAAGCGGTGTGAATGCGTGCCATTCATGTTACCAG GAAATGGCCCAGAATGTGACATGGAAAAATTTTACAACTGTGTGTCTCCTATGCTGT ATAACATAGAACTCACGGGATCGTGTTCAGTAGGAACATATAATTCCACCTGCCCAGTACCTTGTGAGGAAACAGATTATCCAACCACTATTTCCTATTCAACGTTTGCGAGTGAAAAGGCTTTGAAATTTCTTTCCACAAAGCTGAAGAAAAGTCCAGAATATATCAG GAATAACTTAGTATATATTGACATCAAGTATCATGATTTGAATTACAAAATGACCCAACAGCAGAAGGCATTGAGTATATCTGAATTGCTTG CTGATGTCGGTGGTCAACTTGGTTTATTTTGTGGAGCCAGCATGATTACTATCATAGAGATTGTTGAGTACATTTTCACCAATTTCTGTTGGGCGTGTGTCTTCTTTTTACTGAAAGCACCAGAGATGCCTAACTGGAATGCATCCGATCAGAATCCACAAACACACAAGAGAAGAATACAAGAATGTTAA
- the ASIC5 gene encoding acid-sensing ion channel 5 isoform X2, whose translation MLWKPILPIIFLLVKCSGLLEKARLYLTRKPLPSLEERKKYDYEFATSTSFHGVHNIVRTQSRTHKTLWMLVVVGSIILVAWQICNRFINYLSWPTTTSVVVQYVEKIEFPAVTFCNLNRFQTQAVANLSIIFFLWSIVSGVLHFFDTDNKFNQEFTDFLQGNQNFSIKEFTRNNGFFLNDTTLLNCEYFGKPCYPKDFEHVFTEYGNCFTFNHINIPAKRRVSVSGRGLSLLFDVNQAKFTDDPALGFVDAGITFAIHSPKEPPRFDGLGVATPVGMHAHAAIRQVKTIIQEHPWGECNPNIKLRHHKIYSTYGCLQECKSQHIQKRCECVPFMLPGNGPECDMEKFYNCVSPMLYNIELTGSCSVGTYNSTCPVPCEETDYPTTISYSTFASEKALKFLSTKLKKSPEYIRNNLVYIDIKYHDLNYKMTQQQKALSISELLADVGGQLGLFCGASMITIIEIVEYIFTNFCWACVFFLLKAPEMPNWNASDQNPQTHKRRIQEC comes from the exons ATGTTGTG GAAACCTATTTTGCCAATAATTTTTCTTCTTGTGAAATGCTCAGGATTGCTGGAAAAAGCCAGACTCTATTTAACAAGGAAACCACTGCCATCtctggaagaaaggaagaagtacGATTATGAATTTGCAACTTCCACCTCATTCCACGGGGTACACAATATTGTTCGTACCCAGAGCAGGACACACAAGACACTATGGATGTTAGTTGTCGTGGGCTCCATTATCCTTGTCGCCTGGCAAATCTGCAATCGTTTCATCAACTATCTCAGCTGGCCCACCACAACTTCAGTGGTAGTTCAATACGTGGAAAAAATTGAGTTTCCTGCTGTAACTTTTTGTAATCTGAACAG GTTCCAAACGCAAGCAGTAGCTAACCTGAGCATCATTTTCTTCCTGTGGAGCATAGTTTCTGGAGTTCTTCATTTCTTTGATACTGATAACAAATTCAACCAGGAGTTTACCGATTTCCTTCAAGGGAATCAAAATTTCAGCATCAAAGAATTTACAAGGAATAATGGCTTCTTTCTCAACGACACTACATTGCTGAATTGTGAATATTTTGGGAAGCCATGTTACCCAAAG GACTTTGAGCACGTCTTCACTGAATATGGAAACTGCTTTACTTTCAACCATATTAACATTCCAGCAAAAAGAAGAGTGAGTGTCTCTGGAAGAGGCTTGAGTTTGCTATTTGATGTCAACCAG gccAAGTTTACTGATGACCCTGCTCTTGGTTTTGTTGATGCTGGCATCACCTTTGCTATCCATTCACCAAAAGAACCTCCTCGATTTGATGGTTTAGGTGTAGCTACCCCAGTAGGAATGCATGCTCACGCTGCTATACGACAGGTGAAG acaATTATCCAAGAACACCCATGGGGAGAATGCAACCCAAATATCAAGCTTCGGCACCACAAGATCTATAGCACCTATGGATGTCTACAAGAGTGCAAGTCGCAGCATATACAAAAGCGGTGTGAATGCGTGCCATTCATGTTACCAG GAAATGGCCCAGAATGTGACATGGAAAAATTTTACAACTGTGTGTCTCCTATGCTGT ATAACATAGAACTCACGGGATCGTGTTCAGTAGGAACATATAATTCCACCTGCCCAGTACCTTGTGAGGAAACAGATTATCCAACCACTATTTCCTATTCAACGTTTGCGAGTGAAAAGGCTTTGAAATTTCTTTCCACAAAGCTGAAGAAAAGTCCAGAATATATCAG GAATAACTTAGTATATATTGACATCAAGTATCATGATTTGAATTACAAAATGACCCAACAGCAGAAGGCATTGAGTATATCTGAATTGCTTG CTGATGTCGGTGGTCAACTTGGTTTATTTTGTGGAGCCAGCATGATTACTATCATAGAGATTGTTGAGTACATTTTCACCAATTTCTGTTGGGCGTGTGTCTTCTTTTTACTGAAAGCACCAGAGATGCCTAACTGGAATGCATCCGATCAGAATCCACAAACACACAAGAGAAGAATACAAGAATGTTAA
- the ASIC5 gene encoding acid-sensing ion channel 5 isoform X1, whose translation MNLLSKMFRKPILPIIFLLVKCSGLLEKARLYLTRKPLPSLEERKKYDYEFATSTSFHGVHNIVRTQSRTHKTLWMLVVVGSIILVAWQICNRFINYLSWPTTTSVVVQYVEKIEFPAVTFCNLNRFQTQAVANLSIIFFLWSIVSGVLHFFDTDNKFNQEFTDFLQGNQNFSIKEFTRNNGFFLNDTTLLNCEYFGKPCYPKDFEHVFTEYGNCFTFNHINIPAKRRVSVSGRGLSLLFDVNQAKFTDDPALGFVDAGITFAIHSPKEPPRFDGLGVATPVGMHAHAAIRQVKTIIQEHPWGECNPNIKLRHHKIYSTYGCLQECKSQHIQKRCECVPFMLPGNGPECDMEKFYNCVSPMLYNIELTGSCSVGTYNSTCPVPCEETDYPTTISYSTFASEKALKFLSTKLKKSPEYIRNNLVYIDIKYHDLNYKMTQQQKALSISELLADVGGQLGLFCGASMITIIEIVEYIFTNFCWACVFFLLKAPEMPNWNASDQNPQTHKRRIQEC comes from the exons ATGAACCTTCTGAGCAAAATGTTCAG GAAACCTATTTTGCCAATAATTTTTCTTCTTGTGAAATGCTCAGGATTGCTGGAAAAAGCCAGACTCTATTTAACAAGGAAACCACTGCCATCtctggaagaaaggaagaagtacGATTATGAATTTGCAACTTCCACCTCATTCCACGGGGTACACAATATTGTTCGTACCCAGAGCAGGACACACAAGACACTATGGATGTTAGTTGTCGTGGGCTCCATTATCCTTGTCGCCTGGCAAATCTGCAATCGTTTCATCAACTATCTCAGCTGGCCCACCACAACTTCAGTGGTAGTTCAATACGTGGAAAAAATTGAGTTTCCTGCTGTAACTTTTTGTAATCTGAACAG GTTCCAAACGCAAGCAGTAGCTAACCTGAGCATCATTTTCTTCCTGTGGAGCATAGTTTCTGGAGTTCTTCATTTCTTTGATACTGATAACAAATTCAACCAGGAGTTTACCGATTTCCTTCAAGGGAATCAAAATTTCAGCATCAAAGAATTTACAAGGAATAATGGCTTCTTTCTCAACGACACTACATTGCTGAATTGTGAATATTTTGGGAAGCCATGTTACCCAAAG GACTTTGAGCACGTCTTCACTGAATATGGAAACTGCTTTACTTTCAACCATATTAACATTCCAGCAAAAAGAAGAGTGAGTGTCTCTGGAAGAGGCTTGAGTTTGCTATTTGATGTCAACCAG gccAAGTTTACTGATGACCCTGCTCTTGGTTTTGTTGATGCTGGCATCACCTTTGCTATCCATTCACCAAAAGAACCTCCTCGATTTGATGGTTTAGGTGTAGCTACCCCAGTAGGAATGCATGCTCACGCTGCTATACGACAGGTGAAG acaATTATCCAAGAACACCCATGGGGAGAATGCAACCCAAATATCAAGCTTCGGCACCACAAGATCTATAGCACCTATGGATGTCTACAAGAGTGCAAGTCGCAGCATATACAAAAGCGGTGTGAATGCGTGCCATTCATGTTACCAG GAAATGGCCCAGAATGTGACATGGAAAAATTTTACAACTGTGTGTCTCCTATGCTGT ATAACATAGAACTCACGGGATCGTGTTCAGTAGGAACATATAATTCCACCTGCCCAGTACCTTGTGAGGAAACAGATTATCCAACCACTATTTCCTATTCAACGTTTGCGAGTGAAAAGGCTTTGAAATTTCTTTCCACAAAGCTGAAGAAAAGTCCAGAATATATCAG GAATAACTTAGTATATATTGACATCAAGTATCATGATTTGAATTACAAAATGACCCAACAGCAGAAGGCATTGAGTATATCTGAATTGCTTG CTGATGTCGGTGGTCAACTTGGTTTATTTTGTGGAGCCAGCATGATTACTATCATAGAGATTGTTGAGTACATTTTCACCAATTTCTGTTGGGCGTGTGTCTTCTTTTTACTGAAAGCACCAGAGATGCCTAACTGGAATGCATCCGATCAGAATCCACAAACACACAAGAGAAGAATACAAGAATGTTAA
- the ASIC5 gene encoding acid-sensing ion channel 5 isoform X3 — protein MEKLRKLRGFHGRGLLEKARLYLTRKPLPSLEERKKYDYEFATSTSFHGVHNIVRTQSRTHKTLWMLVVVGSIILVAWQICNRFINYLSWPTTTSVVVQYVEKIEFPAVTFCNLNRFQTQAVANLSIIFFLWSIVSGVLHFFDTDNKFNQEFTDFLQGNQNFSIKEFTRNNGFFLNDTTLLNCEYFGKPCYPKDFEHVFTEYGNCFTFNHINIPAKRRVSVSGRGLSLLFDVNQAKFTDDPALGFVDAGITFAIHSPKEPPRFDGLGVATPVGMHAHAAIRQVKTIIQEHPWGECNPNIKLRHHKIYSTYGCLQECKSQHIQKRCECVPFMLPGNGPECDMEKFYNCVSPMLYNIELTGSCSVGTYNSTCPVPCEETDYPTTISYSTFASEKALKFLSTKLKKSPEYIRNNLVYIDIKYHDLNYKMTQQQKALSISELLADVGGQLGLFCGASMITIIEIVEYIFTNFCWACVFFLLKAPEMPNWNASDQNPQTHKRRIQEC, from the exons ATGGAGAAGCTTAGAAAATTAAGAGGATTTCATGGAAGAG GATTGCTGGAAAAAGCCAGACTCTATTTAACAAGGAAACCACTGCCATCtctggaagaaaggaagaagtacGATTATGAATTTGCAACTTCCACCTCATTCCACGGGGTACACAATATTGTTCGTACCCAGAGCAGGACACACAAGACACTATGGATGTTAGTTGTCGTGGGCTCCATTATCCTTGTCGCCTGGCAAATCTGCAATCGTTTCATCAACTATCTCAGCTGGCCCACCACAACTTCAGTGGTAGTTCAATACGTGGAAAAAATTGAGTTTCCTGCTGTAACTTTTTGTAATCTGAACAG GTTCCAAACGCAAGCAGTAGCTAACCTGAGCATCATTTTCTTCCTGTGGAGCATAGTTTCTGGAGTTCTTCATTTCTTTGATACTGATAACAAATTCAACCAGGAGTTTACCGATTTCCTTCAAGGGAATCAAAATTTCAGCATCAAAGAATTTACAAGGAATAATGGCTTCTTTCTCAACGACACTACATTGCTGAATTGTGAATATTTTGGGAAGCCATGTTACCCAAAG GACTTTGAGCACGTCTTCACTGAATATGGAAACTGCTTTACTTTCAACCATATTAACATTCCAGCAAAAAGAAGAGTGAGTGTCTCTGGAAGAGGCTTGAGTTTGCTATTTGATGTCAACCAG gccAAGTTTACTGATGACCCTGCTCTTGGTTTTGTTGATGCTGGCATCACCTTTGCTATCCATTCACCAAAAGAACCTCCTCGATTTGATGGTTTAGGTGTAGCTACCCCAGTAGGAATGCATGCTCACGCTGCTATACGACAGGTGAAG acaATTATCCAAGAACACCCATGGGGAGAATGCAACCCAAATATCAAGCTTCGGCACCACAAGATCTATAGCACCTATGGATGTCTACAAGAGTGCAAGTCGCAGCATATACAAAAGCGGTGTGAATGCGTGCCATTCATGTTACCAG GAAATGGCCCAGAATGTGACATGGAAAAATTTTACAACTGTGTGTCTCCTATGCTGT ATAACATAGAACTCACGGGATCGTGTTCAGTAGGAACATATAATTCCACCTGCCCAGTACCTTGTGAGGAAACAGATTATCCAACCACTATTTCCTATTCAACGTTTGCGAGTGAAAAGGCTTTGAAATTTCTTTCCACAAAGCTGAAGAAAAGTCCAGAATATATCAG GAATAACTTAGTATATATTGACATCAAGTATCATGATTTGAATTACAAAATGACCCAACAGCAGAAGGCATTGAGTATATCTGAATTGCTTG CTGATGTCGGTGGTCAACTTGGTTTATTTTGTGGAGCCAGCATGATTACTATCATAGAGATTGTTGAGTACATTTTCACCAATTTCTGTTGGGCGTGTGTCTTCTTTTTACTGAAAGCACCAGAGATGCCTAACTGGAATGCATCCGATCAGAATCCACAAACACACAAGAGAAGAATACAAGAATGTTAA
- the ASIC5 gene encoding acid-sensing ion channel 5 isoform X5, with translation MLVVVGSIILVAWQICNRFINYLSWPTTTSVVVQYVEKIEFPAVTFCNLNRFQTQAVANLSIIFFLWSIVSGVLHFFDTDNKFNQEFTDFLQGNQNFSIKEFTRNNGFFLNDTTLLNCEYFGKPCYPKDFEHVFTEYGNCFTFNHINIPAKRRVSVSGRGLSLLFDVNQAKFTDDPALGFVDAGITFAIHSPKEPPRFDGLGVATPVGMHAHAAIRQVKTIIQEHPWGECNPNIKLRHHKIYSTYGCLQECKSQHIQKRCECVPFMLPGNGPECDMEKFYNCVSPMLYNIELTGSCSVGTYNSTCPVPCEETDYPTTISYSTFASEKALKFLSTKLKKSPEYIRNNLVYIDIKYHDLNYKMTQQQKALSISELLADVGGQLGLFCGASMITIIEIVEYIFTNFCWACVFFLLKAPEMPNWNASDQNPQTHKRRIQEC, from the exons ATGTTAGTTGTCGTGGGCTCCATTATCCTTGTCGCCTGGCAAATCTGCAATCGTTTCATCAACTATCTCAGCTGGCCCACCACAACTTCAGTGGTAGTTCAATACGTGGAAAAAATTGAGTTTCCTGCTGTAACTTTTTGTAATCTGAACAG GTTCCAAACGCAAGCAGTAGCTAACCTGAGCATCATTTTCTTCCTGTGGAGCATAGTTTCTGGAGTTCTTCATTTCTTTGATACTGATAACAAATTCAACCAGGAGTTTACCGATTTCCTTCAAGGGAATCAAAATTTCAGCATCAAAGAATTTACAAGGAATAATGGCTTCTTTCTCAACGACACTACATTGCTGAATTGTGAATATTTTGGGAAGCCATGTTACCCAAAG GACTTTGAGCACGTCTTCACTGAATATGGAAACTGCTTTACTTTCAACCATATTAACATTCCAGCAAAAAGAAGAGTGAGTGTCTCTGGAAGAGGCTTGAGTTTGCTATTTGATGTCAACCAG gccAAGTTTACTGATGACCCTGCTCTTGGTTTTGTTGATGCTGGCATCACCTTTGCTATCCATTCACCAAAAGAACCTCCTCGATTTGATGGTTTAGGTGTAGCTACCCCAGTAGGAATGCATGCTCACGCTGCTATACGACAGGTGAAG acaATTATCCAAGAACACCCATGGGGAGAATGCAACCCAAATATCAAGCTTCGGCACCACAAGATCTATAGCACCTATGGATGTCTACAAGAGTGCAAGTCGCAGCATATACAAAAGCGGTGTGAATGCGTGCCATTCATGTTACCAG GAAATGGCCCAGAATGTGACATGGAAAAATTTTACAACTGTGTGTCTCCTATGCTGT ATAACATAGAACTCACGGGATCGTGTTCAGTAGGAACATATAATTCCACCTGCCCAGTACCTTGTGAGGAAACAGATTATCCAACCACTATTTCCTATTCAACGTTTGCGAGTGAAAAGGCTTTGAAATTTCTTTCCACAAAGCTGAAGAAAAGTCCAGAATATATCAG GAATAACTTAGTATATATTGACATCAAGTATCATGATTTGAATTACAAAATGACCCAACAGCAGAAGGCATTGAGTATATCTGAATTGCTTG CTGATGTCGGTGGTCAACTTGGTTTATTTTGTGGAGCCAGCATGATTACTATCATAGAGATTGTTGAGTACATTTTCACCAATTTCTGTTGGGCGTGTGTCTTCTTTTTACTGAAAGCACCAGAGATGCCTAACTGGAATGCATCCGATCAGAATCCACAAACACACAAGAGAAGAATACAAGAATGTTAA
- the ASIC5 gene encoding acid-sensing ion channel 5 isoform X6 — protein MNLLSKMFRKPILPIIFLLVKCSGLLEKARLYLTRKPLPSLEERKKYDYEFATSTSFHGVHNIVRTQSRTHKTLWMLVVVGSIILVAWQICNRFINYLSWPTTTSVVVQYVEKIEFPAVTFCNLNRFQTQAVANLSIIFFLWSIVSGVLHFFDTDNKFNQEFTDFLQGNQNFSIKEFTRNNGFFLNDTTLLNCEYFGKPCYPKDFEHVFTEYGNCFTFNHINIPAKRRVSVSGRGLSLLFDVNQAKFTDDPALGFVDAGITFAIHSPKEPPRFDGLGVATPVGMHAHAAIRQVKTIIQEHPWGECNPNIKLRHHKIYSTYGCLQECKSQHIQKRCECVPFMLPGNGPECDMEKFYNCVSPMLYNIELTGSCSVGTYNSTCPVPCEETDYPTTISYSTFASEKALKFLSTKLKKSPEYISF, from the exons ATGAACCTTCTGAGCAAAATGTTCAG GAAACCTATTTTGCCAATAATTTTTCTTCTTGTGAAATGCTCAGGATTGCTGGAAAAAGCCAGACTCTATTTAACAAGGAAACCACTGCCATCtctggaagaaaggaagaagtacGATTATGAATTTGCAACTTCCACCTCATTCCACGGGGTACACAATATTGTTCGTACCCAGAGCAGGACACACAAGACACTATGGATGTTAGTTGTCGTGGGCTCCATTATCCTTGTCGCCTGGCAAATCTGCAATCGTTTCATCAACTATCTCAGCTGGCCCACCACAACTTCAGTGGTAGTTCAATACGTGGAAAAAATTGAGTTTCCTGCTGTAACTTTTTGTAATCTGAACAG GTTCCAAACGCAAGCAGTAGCTAACCTGAGCATCATTTTCTTCCTGTGGAGCATAGTTTCTGGAGTTCTTCATTTCTTTGATACTGATAACAAATTCAACCAGGAGTTTACCGATTTCCTTCAAGGGAATCAAAATTTCAGCATCAAAGAATTTACAAGGAATAATGGCTTCTTTCTCAACGACACTACATTGCTGAATTGTGAATATTTTGGGAAGCCATGTTACCCAAAG GACTTTGAGCACGTCTTCACTGAATATGGAAACTGCTTTACTTTCAACCATATTAACATTCCAGCAAAAAGAAGAGTGAGTGTCTCTGGAAGAGGCTTGAGTTTGCTATTTGATGTCAACCAG gccAAGTTTACTGATGACCCTGCTCTTGGTTTTGTTGATGCTGGCATCACCTTTGCTATCCATTCACCAAAAGAACCTCCTCGATTTGATGGTTTAGGTGTAGCTACCCCAGTAGGAATGCATGCTCACGCTGCTATACGACAGGTGAAG acaATTATCCAAGAACACCCATGGGGAGAATGCAACCCAAATATCAAGCTTCGGCACCACAAGATCTATAGCACCTATGGATGTCTACAAGAGTGCAAGTCGCAGCATATACAAAAGCGGTGTGAATGCGTGCCATTCATGTTACCAG GAAATGGCCCAGAATGTGACATGGAAAAATTTTACAACTGTGTGTCTCCTATGCTGT ATAACATAGAACTCACGGGATCGTGTTCAGTAGGAACATATAATTCCACCTGCCCAGTACCTTGTGAGGAAACAGATTATCCAACCACTATTTCCTATTCAACGTTTGCGAGTGAAAAGGCTTTGAAATTTCTTTCCACAAAGCTGAAGAAAAGTCCAGAATATATCAG CTTCTAA